Proteins from one Gossypium raimondii isolate GPD5lz chromosome 8, ASM2569854v1, whole genome shotgun sequence genomic window:
- the LOC105791470 gene encoding probable glycerol-3-phosphate acyltransferase 3: protein MAKFFMNYFSFFFFLYRLVFKPSKNPKAFHRTASNIHANEGKLYHKYPSFAHRANLSKDQTLLLFNVEDALLKSPSLFSYFMLVAFEAGGLLRAFVLILSYPLLRLVGEDMGLKIMVFVCFFGVKTKSFRVGSAVLPKFFLEDVAVETLEVLKKGGKKVGFSNVPRVMIESFLRDYLDIDFVVGREVKVFRGYFLGVMEDKKQSNAALETIIGSQGLGICDVIGISGFKGSLQYHLSSHCKEIYLVRKADKRSWQRIRRDEYLKPLIFHDGRLAFMPTPLATLAMFMWLPFGITLSIIRAISGILLPYRLSIPILAYTGFRLSLSPNPSLQSSNTRKTRGRLYVCNHKTLLDPLYLSFSLQKDLTAVTYSLSRVSELLAPIKTVRLARDRDQDSKMMEKMLNKGDLVVCPEGTTCREPYLLRFSPLFAEMSDDIVPVAMDCHVSMFYGTTAGGLKCLDPLFFIMNPRPSYNVRVLDGVYGLSSFLGGGERSRFDVANHVQSEIGKALGFGCTRLTRRDKYLILAGNEGIVNKC, encoded by the exons ATGGCTAAGTTTTTCATGAActatttttccttcttcttcttcctctatCGACTTGTCTTTAAACCATCCAAAAACCCCAAAGCTTTCCATAGAACTGCAAGCAACATTCATGCAAACGAAGGCAAATTATACCACAAGTACCCATCTTTTGCTCACAGAGCAAACCTGTCAAAGGACCAAACCCTGCTACTCTTCAACGTAGAAGATGCATTATTGAAGTCGCCATCTTTGTTCTCTTACTTCATGCTGGTGGCCTTTGAAGCCGGAGGGCTGTTGAGGGCTTTTGTCCTCATTCTTTCCTACCCATTACTACGCCTTGTTGGCGAAGACATGGGGTTGAAGATAATGGTGTTCGTTTGCTTCTTTGGGGTAAAGACGAAGAGTTTCAGGGTTGGGAGTGCTGTTTTGCCCAAGTTTTTTTTAGAGGATGTGGCGGTGGAAACGCTGGAGGTGTTGAAGAAAGGTGGTAAAAAAGTGGGGTTCAGCAATGTCCCTCGAGTGATGATCGAGAGTTTCTTGAGAGATTACTTGGACATTGATTTTGTTGTTGGGAGGGAGGTGAAGGTGTTTCGTGGGTACTTTTTGGGTGTCATGGAAGACAAGAAACAGAGCAACGCCGCTTTGGAGACAATAATTGGGAGCCAAGGGTTGGGAATTTGTGATGTTATTGGCATAAGTGGCTTCAAGGGATCACTTCAATATCATTTGTCTTCTCATTGCAAG GAAATTTACCTCGTGAGAAAAGCCGACAAAAGAAGCTGGCAACGCATAAGGAGAGATGAATACCTAAAACCACTCATTTTCCACGATGGGAGACTGGCTTTCATGCCGACCCCATTAGCCACCCTAGCCATGTTCATGTGGCTCCCCTTCGGTATCACTCTTTCCATCATCCGAGCCATTTCCGGCATATTGCTTCCCTACAGGCTTTCAATCCCCATATTAGCCTACACAGGGTTCCGACTCTCCCTCTCTCCCAACCCATCGCTCCAAAGCTCAAACACACGTAAAACCAGAGGCCGCCTCTACGTTTGCAACCATAAAACCCTGCTGGACCCACTCTACCTGTCTTTTTCATTACAAAAGGATCTCACCGCCGTCACTTACAGCTTGAGCAGGGTGTCGGAGCTGTTAGCCCCGATCAAGACCGTGAGGTTAGCTAGGGACCGCGATCAAGACAGCAAAATGATGGAAAAGATGTTGAATAAAGGGGACCTAGTTGTTTGCCCAGAAGGAACCACGTGTAGGGAGCCTTATTTGTTGAGGTTCAGCCCTTTGTTCGCTGAGATGAGCGATGATATAGTTCCCGTTGCAATGGACTGCCATGTTAGCATGTTCTACGGTACCACAGCGGGTGGGCTGAAATGCTTGGACCCACTTTTCTTCATCATGAACCCACGTCCAAGCTACAACGTACGAGTCCTTGATGGTGTATATGGGTTGAGCTCTTTTCTTGGTGGTGGTGAGAGATCAAGGTTCGATGTAGCTAACCATGTGCAGAGTGAGATTGGGAAGGCACTGGGTTTTGGTTGCACCAGGCTGACCAGAAGAGACAAGTACTTGATCTTGGCAGGGAACGAAGGAATAGTTAATAAATGCTAA